The following coding sequences are from one Gossypium hirsutum isolate 1008001.06 chromosome A12, Gossypium_hirsutum_v2.1, whole genome shotgun sequence window:
- the LOC121211186 gene encoding probable inactive receptor kinase At4g23740 isoform X1, whose amino-acid sequence MGKKMKMNPLFIFLLGTIFTSIVAEPVKDKQALLDFIQHIHHSRSLKWSKQDSVCNTWVGVACNNDHSRVIGLHLPGMGFHGPIPRNTLSRLSALEVLSLRSNVISGSFPSDFAQLKNLTTLYLQFNNFSGPLPDFSIWNNLTIVNLSNNGFNGSINPSVSKSSHLTALNLSYNSLSGDIPDINIPSLQQLDLSNNNLTGVIPNSLERFPSWAFSGNTNLSSANSSLSPIPSQPPNGQPSKKGKNLSEPALLGIIIGSCCVLFILVALLIICCQSKKQKEQGVPENTPKKEIPLKRKASANHDNNNRLIFFEGCNLAFDLEDLLSASAEVLGKGTFGVTYKAALEDATTVAVKRLKEVTSAKREFEQHMEVIGHIRHENVSALRAYYYSKDEKLVVHDYYELGSISALLHGKRGEDRTPLDWETRLKIAIGAARGIAFIHTQNNGKLVHGNIKASNIFLNSERYGCVSDIGLAAVMSPMPLPVMRAAGYRAPEVTDTRKATQASDVYSFGVFLLELLTGKSPIHATSGEEIVHLVRWVHSVVREEWTAEVFDVELLRYPNIEEEMVEMLQIAMSCVARVVEQRPKMAGLVKMVEEIRRVNNGNQLSFETKSEASASTSIPHAVAETTSSSTVPL is encoded by the exons ATGggcaagaaaatgaaaatgaacccATTGTTCATATTCTTATTGGGGACAATTTTCACATCCATAGTTGCTGAACCAGTTAAAGACAAACAAGCATTGTTAGATTTCATTCaacatattcatcattcaaggTCTCTCAAATGGAGCAAACAAGACTCTGTTTGCAACACTTGGGTTGGTGTGGCATGTAACAATGATCATTCCAGGGTTATAGGTCTGCATTTACCAGGAATGGGGTTTCATGGTCCTATCCCACGTAACACTTTGAGTAGGTTATCAGCTCTTGAGGTGTTGAGCCTTAGATCCAATGTTATTTCAGGTTCATTCCCTTCTGATTTTGCCCAACTCAAGAACTTAACCACACTTTACCTTCAATTCAACAATTTTTCTGGTCCATTACCTGATTTTTCCATTTGGAATAATCTTACAATTGTAAACCTTTCAAACAATGGCTTCAATGGAAGCATTAATCCTTCAGTGTCAAAATCCAGTCACCTTACAGCTTTGAATCTTTCTTATAACTCACTTTCAGGTGATATTCCGGATATCAATATCCCTAGCTTACAACAGCTTGATTTATCCAATAATAATCTCACTGGGGTCATCCCAAACTCCCTCGAAAGATTCCCAAGTTGGGCATTTTCTGGTAATACCAACCTTTCATCAGCAAATAGTAGCCTTTCTCCTATTCCAAGCCAGCCGCCTAATGGTCAACCATCAAAGAAAGGAAAAAACCTCAGTGAACCTGCATTGttggggataataataggaagTTGCTGCGTGCTGTTCATATTAGTTGCCCTTTTGATCATTTGTTGTCAATCCAAGAAACAAAAGGAACAAGGAGTCCCTGAAAATACCCCAAAGAAAGAAATCCCTTTGAAGAGAAAGGCTTCTGCGAATCACGATAACAACAACAGGCTTATCTTTTTCGAGGGTTGTAATCTTGCATTTGATCTTGAGGATTTGTTGAGTGCATCAGCTGAGGTGCTTGGGAAAGGTACATTTGGTGTAACATACAAAGCAGCCTTGGAGGATGCTACCACTGTGGCAGTGAAGAGGTTGAAAGAAGTAACCTCAGCTAAACGGGAGTTTGAGCAACACATGGAGGTGATCGGTCATATTAGGCACGAGAATGTGTCTGCACTTAGAGCATATtattattcaaaagatgagaagCTTGTGGTTCATGATTACTATGAACTTGGAAGTATCTCAGCTTTGCTACATG GTAAAAGGGGCGAAGACCGGACACCGTTGGACTGGGAAACTAGGCTTAAAATTGCTATTGGTGCTGCTAGAGGCATTGCCTTTATCCACACACAAAACAATGGCAAGCTTGTTCATGGAAACATAAAAGCCTCCAACATTTTCCTTAACTCAGAACGGTACGGTTGTGTCTCAGATATTGGTTTAGCAGCAGTGATGAGCCCGATGCCTCTGCCTGTAATGCGTGCTGCAGGTTACCGTGCCCCGGAGGTAACTGATACAAGGAAAGCAACTCAAGCATCTGATGTATACAGTTTCGGGGTCTTTTTACTCGAGCTATTAACCGGGAAATCTCCAATACATGCCACCAGTGGGGAGGAGATCGTTCATTTGGTGAGATGGGTGCATTCGGTAGTTCGAGAAGAGTGGACCGCTGAAGTGTTTGATGTAGAACTCCTACGGTATCCGAATATAGAGGAGGAAATGGTGGAGATGCTACAAATTGCAATGAGTTGTGTGGCGAGGGTAGTGGAGCAGAGACCGAAAATGGCCGGACTAGTGAAAATGGTGGAGGAAATTCGGCGAGTTAACAATGGAAACCAATTGTCTTTCGAAACTAAATCAGAAGCCTCTGCTTCAACATCAATCCCTCATGCAGTAGCTGAAACAACTTCCTCTTCTACTGTTCCACTGTGA
- the LOC121211186 gene encoding probable inactive receptor kinase At4g23740 isoform X2 encodes MGKKMKMNPLFIFLLGTIFTSIVAEPVKDKQALLDFIQHIHHSRSLKWSKQDSVCNTWVGVACNNDHSRVIGLHLPGMGFHGPIPRNTLSRLSALEVLSLRSNVISGDIPDINIPSLQQLDLSNNNLTGVIPNSLERFPSWAFSGNTNLSSANSSLSPIPSQPPNGQPSKKGKNLSEPALLGIIIGSCCVLFILVALLIICCQSKKQKEQGVPENTPKKEIPLKRKASANHDNNNRLIFFEGCNLAFDLEDLLSASAEVLGKGTFGVTYKAALEDATTVAVKRLKEVTSAKREFEQHMEVIGHIRHENVSALRAYYYSKDEKLVVHDYYELGSISALLHGKRGEDRTPLDWETRLKIAIGAARGIAFIHTQNNGKLVHGNIKASNIFLNSERYGCVSDIGLAAVMSPMPLPVMRAAGYRAPEVTDTRKATQASDVYSFGVFLLELLTGKSPIHATSGEEIVHLVRWVHSVVREEWTAEVFDVELLRYPNIEEEMVEMLQIAMSCVARVVEQRPKMAGLVKMVEEIRRVNNGNQLSFETKSEASASTSIPHAVAETTSSSTVPL; translated from the exons ATGggcaagaaaatgaaaatgaacccATTGTTCATATTCTTATTGGGGACAATTTTCACATCCATAGTTGCTGAACCAGTTAAAGACAAACAAGCATTGTTAGATTTCATTCaacatattcatcattcaaggTCTCTCAAATGGAGCAAACAAGACTCTGTTTGCAACACTTGGGTTGGTGTGGCATGTAACAATGATCATTCCAGGGTTATAGGTCTGCATTTACCAGGAATGGGGTTTCATGGTCCTATCCCACGTAACACTTTGAGTAGGTTATCAGCTCTTGAGGTGTTGAGCCTTAGATCCAATGTTATTTCAG GTGATATTCCGGATATCAATATCCCTAGCTTACAACAGCTTGATTTATCCAATAATAATCTCACTGGGGTCATCCCAAACTCCCTCGAAAGATTCCCAAGTTGGGCATTTTCTGGTAATACCAACCTTTCATCAGCAAATAGTAGCCTTTCTCCTATTCCAAGCCAGCCGCCTAATGGTCAACCATCAAAGAAAGGAAAAAACCTCAGTGAACCTGCATTGttggggataataataggaagTTGCTGCGTGCTGTTCATATTAGTTGCCCTTTTGATCATTTGTTGTCAATCCAAGAAACAAAAGGAACAAGGAGTCCCTGAAAATACCCCAAAGAAAGAAATCCCTTTGAAGAGAAAGGCTTCTGCGAATCACGATAACAACAACAGGCTTATCTTTTTCGAGGGTTGTAATCTTGCATTTGATCTTGAGGATTTGTTGAGTGCATCAGCTGAGGTGCTTGGGAAAGGTACATTTGGTGTAACATACAAAGCAGCCTTGGAGGATGCTACCACTGTGGCAGTGAAGAGGTTGAAAGAAGTAACCTCAGCTAAACGGGAGTTTGAGCAACACATGGAGGTGATCGGTCATATTAGGCACGAGAATGTGTCTGCACTTAGAGCATATtattattcaaaagatgagaagCTTGTGGTTCATGATTACTATGAACTTGGAAGTATCTCAGCTTTGCTACATG GTAAAAGGGGCGAAGACCGGACACCGTTGGACTGGGAAACTAGGCTTAAAATTGCTATTGGTGCTGCTAGAGGCATTGCCTTTATCCACACACAAAACAATGGCAAGCTTGTTCATGGAAACATAAAAGCCTCCAACATTTTCCTTAACTCAGAACGGTACGGTTGTGTCTCAGATATTGGTTTAGCAGCAGTGATGAGCCCGATGCCTCTGCCTGTAATGCGTGCTGCAGGTTACCGTGCCCCGGAGGTAACTGATACAAGGAAAGCAACTCAAGCATCTGATGTATACAGTTTCGGGGTCTTTTTACTCGAGCTATTAACCGGGAAATCTCCAATACATGCCACCAGTGGGGAGGAGATCGTTCATTTGGTGAGATGGGTGCATTCGGTAGTTCGAGAAGAGTGGACCGCTGAAGTGTTTGATGTAGAACTCCTACGGTATCCGAATATAGAGGAGGAAATGGTGGAGATGCTACAAATTGCAATGAGTTGTGTGGCGAGGGTAGTGGAGCAGAGACCGAAAATGGCCGGACTAGTGAAAATGGTGGAGGAAATTCGGCGAGTTAACAATGGAAACCAATTGTCTTTCGAAACTAAATCAGAAGCCTCTGCTTCAACATCAATCCCTCATGCAGTAGCTGAAACAACTTCCTCTTCTACTGTTCCACTGTGA